The Actinopolymorpha sp. NPDC004070 genome includes a region encoding these proteins:
- a CDS encoding sodium-translocating pyrophosphatase translates to MSAFLLAAEGEPVSLTGGNLTYVAIVAGIGVIALVMAAVFRREVLAAGDGTANMQTIARGVQEGASAYLNRQFRTLGIFAILVFLLLFVLPGDANVRIGRSIFFLVGAVFSALIGYMGMWLAVRANVRVAAAARDQGRDPAMRVAFRTGGTVGMATVGLGLFGAALVVLIYRGDAPSVLEGFGFGAALLAMFMRVGGGIFTKAADVGADLVGKVEQNIPEDDPRNAATIADNVGDNVGDCAGMAADLFESYAVMLVAALILGKAAFGSQGLVFPLIVPAIGALTAVVGVYITKPRGGENGLSTINRSFYVSAALSAVLCAIAAFMYLPSSFDGLSGVSANIAKHSGDPRLIATGAVILGIVLAAVILSLTGYFTGTEHRPVKDVGKTSLTGAATVILSGFALGLESAVYTALVIGAAVYAAFLIGGGSVIVSLFAIALAGCGLLTTVGVIVAMDTFGPVSDNAQGIAEMSGDVDGEGAQILTELDAVGNTTKAITKGIAIATAVLAATALFGSFNDAVTNALASAGSQAAATTTAFLRTVDSPNVLVGLIIGASVVFLFSGLAVSAVGRAAGAVVFEVRRQFREIPGIMEGTGKPEYGRVVDICTRDSLNELATPGLLAAMAPIAVGFGLGVGPLAGYLAGAIAAGTLMAILLANSGGSWDNAKKLVEDGTHGGKGSQAHEATVIGDTVGDPFKDTAGPAINPLIKVMNLVAVLIAPAVVQLSVGDSANTPLRIGIAVAAVVVVVVAVTISKRRPVAIGAEQEENRQTANVA, encoded by the coding sequence GGCACCGCCAACATGCAGACCATCGCCCGAGGTGTCCAGGAGGGCGCCTCCGCCTACCTCAACCGGCAGTTCCGGACGCTGGGCATCTTCGCCATCCTGGTGTTCTTGTTGCTGTTCGTTCTCCCAGGCGACGCGAACGTCCGAATCGGGCGTTCCATCTTCTTCCTGGTCGGCGCGGTCTTCTCCGCCCTGATCGGTTACATGGGCATGTGGCTCGCCGTGCGGGCCAACGTGCGGGTGGCCGCCGCCGCCCGCGACCAGGGCCGCGACCCGGCGATGCGGGTGGCGTTCCGTACCGGCGGCACGGTCGGCATGGCCACCGTCGGGCTCGGCCTGTTCGGCGCCGCCCTGGTGGTGCTCATCTACCGCGGCGACGCGCCGAGCGTGCTGGAGGGCTTCGGCTTCGGTGCCGCCCTGCTGGCGATGTTCATGCGGGTCGGCGGCGGCATCTTCACCAAGGCCGCCGACGTCGGCGCCGACCTGGTGGGCAAGGTCGAGCAGAACATCCCCGAGGACGACCCCCGCAACGCAGCGACCATCGCGGACAACGTGGGCGACAACGTCGGTGACTGCGCGGGCATGGCGGCCGACCTGTTCGAGTCGTACGCCGTGATGCTCGTCGCGGCGCTCATCCTCGGCAAGGCGGCGTTCGGCTCCCAGGGCCTGGTCTTCCCGCTGATCGTCCCGGCGATCGGCGCGCTCACCGCCGTGGTCGGCGTCTACATCACCAAGCCGCGCGGCGGCGAGAACGGCCTGTCCACGATCAACCGCAGCTTCTACGTCTCGGCCGCGTTGTCCGCGGTGCTGTGTGCGATCGCGGCGTTCATGTACCTCCCGTCGTCGTTCGACGGACTCTCCGGTGTGTCGGCGAACATCGCCAAGCACAGCGGCGACCCCCGGCTGATCGCCACCGGCGCCGTGATCCTCGGCATCGTGCTGGCTGCGGTGATCCTCTCGCTGACCGGCTACTTCACCGGCACCGAGCACCGCCCGGTCAAGGACGTCGGCAAGACGTCGTTGACAGGTGCCGCCACCGTCATCCTGTCCGGCTTCGCGCTGGGCCTGGAGTCCGCGGTCTACACCGCCCTGGTGATCGGGGCCGCGGTCTACGCCGCGTTCCTGATCGGCGGCGGCTCGGTCATCGTCTCGCTGTTCGCGATCGCACTGGCCGGCTGCGGTCTGCTCACCACCGTCGGCGTGATCGTCGCGATGGACACCTTCGGCCCGGTGAGCGACAACGCGCAGGGCATCGCGGAGATGTCGGGCGACGTCGACGGCGAGGGCGCGCAGATCCTCACCGAGCTCGACGCGGTGGGCAACACCACCAAGGCGATCACCAAGGGCATCGCGATCGCGACCGCCGTACTCGCCGCGACGGCGCTGTTCGGTTCGTTCAACGACGCTGTCACCAACGCGCTGGCGTCCGCGGGCTCGCAGGCGGCGGCGACGACCACCGCTTTCCTGCGTACGGTCGACTCGCCGAACGTCCTGGTCGGCCTGATCATCGGCGCGTCGGTGGTGTTCCTCTTCTCCGGCCTCGCGGTGAGCGCGGTCGGCCGGGCCGCCGGCGCCGTGGTGTTCGAGGTGCGCCGGCAGTTCCGGGAGATCCCCGGGATCATGGAGGGCACCGGCAAGCCGGAGTACGGCCGGGTGGTCGACATCTGCACCCGTGACTCCCTGAACGAGCTCGCCACCCCGGGTCTGCTCGCGGCGATGGCGCCGATCGCGGTCGGCTTCGGCCTCGGTGTCGGGCCGCTGGCGGGTTACCTCGCCGGTGCGATCGCCGCCGGAACGCTGATGGCGATCCTGCTGGCCAACTCCGGTGGGTCGTGGGACAACGCCAAGAAGCTGGTCGAGGACGGCACGCACGGCGGCAAGGGTTCGCAGGCGCACGAGGCGACCGTCATCGGTGACACCGTGGGTGACCCGTTCAAGGACACCGCGGGCCCGGCGATCAACCCGCTGATCAAGGTGATGAACCTCGTCGCCGTCCTGATCGCCCCGGCCGTGGTCCAGCTGTCGGTCGGCGACAGCGCCAACACCCCGCTCCGGATCGGCATCGCCGTCGCCGCAGTAGTGGTCGTGGTGGTCGCGGTCACGATCTCCAAGCGCCGCCCGGTCGCGATCGGTGCGGAGCAGGAGGAGAACCGGCAGACGGCCAACGTCGCCTGA
- a CDS encoding class I SAM-dependent methyltransferase, whose amino-acid sequence MFELSEDVLARLRSHLAAVGYTVDGVRERLGPVAHAALHRNETTPGVRATDGGDPLDTLIRLWLLQRPVPADRAESALPGLLEPLVTAGLLGAAAGEAGGAGATGGQVRALVDVRPYGATGGPGLEQSAADQDWWVVADLTPGLDGARPAVTADHVLGVNSAASTLAQLTVRRPAGRALDLGTGCGVQALHLSGHVSQVVGTDVNPRALALARLTGALNGFDWDLREGSLFEPVRGETFDLVVSNPPFVISPRGGLTYRDSGLAGDEVCRRIVTQAPGFLADGGVCQILANWLHVRGEDWRDRLGDWLTDSGANSGAGADCDAWVVQREVSDPAEYVELWLKDAGVHGTPEYARRYEDWLAWFDAQDAEGVGFGWITLRRNAGSRPGGPATVLEEWPHPVEQPLGAEVGRWLDAVDRLDAYADDTALLGARLRVDPDVDQEQLGRPGAADPEHVVLRQRRGMRRAVAVDTAEGGFVGACDGELTVGQICDALATLLGEEPARMRGRLLPRARELYAEGYLHDAAPEAGSA is encoded by the coding sequence ATGTTCGAACTGTCCGAGGACGTTCTCGCTCGCCTGCGTTCCCACCTGGCCGCCGTCGGCTACACCGTCGACGGCGTACGCGAGCGGCTGGGCCCGGTCGCGCACGCGGCGCTGCACCGCAACGAGACCACGCCCGGCGTGCGCGCGACCGACGGCGGCGACCCGCTGGACACGCTGATCCGGCTGTGGCTGCTGCAGCGACCGGTCCCCGCGGACCGGGCCGAGAGCGCCCTGCCCGGACTCCTCGAACCGCTGGTGACGGCCGGCCTTCTCGGCGCTGCCGCGGGTGAAGCCGGCGGAGCCGGCGCAACCGGCGGCCAGGTGCGCGCCCTGGTCGACGTCCGCCCGTACGGCGCGACCGGCGGACCCGGCCTGGAGCAGTCGGCCGCCGACCAGGACTGGTGGGTGGTCGCCGACCTGACGCCCGGCCTGGACGGAGCACGCCCCGCCGTGACCGCCGACCACGTGCTCGGCGTGAACAGCGCGGCAAGCACGCTGGCCCAGTTGACCGTACGCCGGCCGGCCGGGCGGGCACTCGACCTCGGCACCGGCTGCGGCGTCCAGGCCCTCCACCTATCCGGGCACGTAAGCCAGGTCGTCGGCACCGACGTCAACCCGCGGGCGCTGGCCCTGGCCCGGCTCACCGGTGCGCTCAACGGCTTCGACTGGGACCTGCGCGAGGGCAGCCTGTTCGAGCCGGTGCGAGGCGAGACGTTCGACCTGGTGGTGTCCAACCCGCCGTTCGTGATCTCCCCGCGCGGAGGGCTGACCTACCGCGACAGCGGGCTGGCCGGGGACGAGGTGTGCCGGCGGATCGTGACCCAGGCGCCGGGCTTCCTCGCCGACGGCGGTGTCTGCCAGATCCTGGCCAACTGGCTGCACGTGCGTGGGGAGGACTGGCGCGACCGGCTGGGCGACTGGCTCACCGACTCGGGCGCGAATTCCGGCGCCGGGGCCGACTGCGACGCCTGGGTGGTGCAACGGGAGGTGTCCGACCCGGCGGAGTACGTCGAGCTGTGGCTGAAGGACGCGGGCGTGCACGGGACGCCCGAGTACGCGCGACGGTACGAAGACTGGCTGGCGTGGTTCGACGCGCAGGACGCGGAGGGGGTCGGATTCGGCTGGATCACCCTCCGCCGCAACGCCGGGTCGCGGCCCGGCGGCCCGGCGACCGTGCTGGAGGAGTGGCCGCACCCGGTCGAACAGCCGCTCGGTGCGGAGGTCGGCCGTTGGCTGGACGCGGTGGACCGCCTGGACGCGTACGCCGACGACACCGCACTGCTCGGTGCCCGGCTGCGGGTGGATCCCGACGTCGACCAGGAGCAGCTCGGCCGGCCGGGCGCCGCCGACCCCGAACACGTCGTCCTCCGGCAGCGGCGGGGCATGCGCCGGGCGGTCGCGGTGGACACCGCGGAGGGCGGGTTCGTCGGCGCCTGCGACGGCGAGCTCACGGTCGGGCAGATCTGCGACGCGCTGGCGACCCTGCTGGGGGAGGAGCCGGCGCGGATGCGGGGCCGCCTGTTGCCGCGCGCCAGGGAGCTGTACGCCGAGGGGTACCTGCACGACGCAGCCCCGGAGGCGGGCTCGGCGTGA